The proteins below are encoded in one region of Candidatus Palauibacter australiensis:
- the nth gene encoding endonuclease III, translating into MPRPRSWKARSELAAALSPRLAALYPDLTVSLDWDTPLQLVVATVLSAQCTDERVNRVTRTLFPAYPDARAYADAPLEELQEAVRPTGFFNNKARHLNGLGRRLVDLYDGEVPRTMEDLLTLPGVARKTANVVLSNAFGLHEGVVVDTHVKRVTHRFGLTNEADPPRVEKDLMRVLPREEWHPFAWRSILHGRTVCYARKPRCAECPVADLCASAGKFG; encoded by the coding sequence GTGCCCCGGCCTCGTTCCTGGAAGGCCCGTTCCGAGCTGGCCGCAGCCCTGTCGCCGCGACTTGCCGCCCTCTATCCGGACCTCACCGTCTCGCTGGACTGGGACACGCCGCTCCAGTTGGTCGTCGCGACGGTGCTCTCGGCCCAGTGCACGGACGAGCGCGTGAACCGCGTCACGCGCACCCTCTTCCCGGCCTATCCCGACGCCCGCGCATACGCCGACGCGCCGCTGGAGGAACTGCAGGAGGCCGTGCGCCCGACCGGATTCTTCAACAACAAGGCGCGCCACCTGAACGGACTGGGCCGCCGTCTCGTCGACCTGTACGACGGCGAAGTCCCGCGGACGATGGAGGACCTGCTCACGCTCCCGGGCGTCGCCCGGAAGACCGCGAACGTCGTGCTCTCCAACGCGTTCGGGCTTCACGAGGGCGTGGTCGTGGACACGCACGTGAAGCGGGTGACGCACCGCTTCGGGCTCACGAACGAGGCCGATCCGCCGCGAGTGGAGAAAGACCTGATGCGGGTGCTGCCCCGGGAGGAATGGCACCCCTTCGCGTGGCGGTCGATCCTGCACGGGCGCACCGTGTGCTACGCCCGGAAGCCGCGTTGCGCCGAGTGCCCGGTGGCCGATCTTTGCGCGAGCGCCGGGAAGTTCGGGTGA
- a CDS encoding site-2 protease family protein, translating into MPLFGSFRIGRWFGFPIRIDYSWFPIAALVIWTFTTREFPRALPFYPSSTYLAMGTAAALLFFLSVLLHELGHALAGRARGVEVEHITLFIFGGIAQARDEAQRPLDEFLLTAAGPLASVALAGAFHGGALAAEAWAAPAPVVTVLGFLALLNFVLAVFNMIPGFPLDGGRIFRSIVWAVTGDLVKATRWATQGGRLFGGALIVLGLFNLSRGQFISGLWAAFIGWFVVNAASSSLRHFELRALLRRIPVATVMTPRPRMIDAAMPVERAISDYFLRGREEAYPVARDGSLVGVVEARAVSEVPKDVRATTPIGAVARPVEAFPSARPNESLAEALFRIRVQVSYLLVIENGFVVGALDPREVGARVQRLQRLGLVCLGPPPARSA; encoded by the coding sequence ATGCCGCTGTTCGGCAGCTTCCGGATCGGACGCTGGTTCGGCTTTCCCATCCGGATCGACTATTCGTGGTTCCCGATCGCGGCGCTCGTGATCTGGACCTTCACCACGCGCGAATTCCCGCGTGCGCTGCCCTTCTATCCCTCATCCACGTACCTCGCGATGGGGACGGCGGCCGCGCTGCTCTTCTTCCTCTCGGTGCTCCTGCACGAACTGGGTCACGCTCTGGCGGGCCGGGCGCGAGGCGTGGAAGTGGAGCACATCACGCTCTTCATCTTCGGCGGTATCGCGCAGGCGCGAGACGAGGCCCAGCGTCCGCTGGACGAGTTCCTCCTCACCGCCGCGGGTCCCCTCGCGAGCGTGGCCCTCGCCGGCGCGTTCCACGGAGGGGCGCTGGCGGCGGAAGCCTGGGCCGCCCCGGCCCCGGTGGTCACGGTGCTCGGGTTCCTGGCGCTCCTCAACTTCGTGCTCGCCGTCTTCAACATGATCCCCGGCTTTCCGCTCGACGGGGGCCGGATCTTTCGCTCTATCGTGTGGGCGGTCACCGGAGATCTCGTCAAGGCCACCCGGTGGGCGACACAGGGGGGACGACTGTTCGGCGGCGCGCTCATCGTCCTCGGGCTCTTCAACCTGAGTCGCGGGCAGTTCATCTCCGGCCTGTGGGCGGCCTTCATCGGCTGGTTCGTGGTCAACGCGGCCTCGTCGAGCCTGCGGCACTTCGAACTCCGCGCGCTTCTGCGCCGGATCCCGGTCGCGACGGTCATGACCCCCCGGCCCCGCATGATCGACGCGGCCATGCCGGTGGAGCGGGCCATATCCGACTACTTCCTGCGCGGACGGGAGGAAGCGTATCCGGTGGCGCGCGACGGCAGCCTCGTCGGCGTCGTCGAAGCGCGCGCGGTCTCCGAGGTGCCGAAAGATGTTCGTGCGACAACGCCAATAGGGGCGGTCGCGCGACCCGTCGAGGCGTTCCCTTCGGCCCGTCCCAACGAATCTCTCGCCGAAGCCCTGTTCCGGATTCGAGTCCAGGTGTCGTACCTGCTCGTGATCGAGAACGGGTTCGTCGTCGGCGCGCTCGACCCCCGGGAGGTCGGCGCGCGGGTGCAGCGGCTGCAGCGGCTGGGGCTCGTGTGCCTCGGGCCGCCGCCCGCCAGGAGTGCCTGA
- a CDS encoding metallopeptidase family protein produces MNFNRFETAARRMWHEIPADAREGVDGLTIEPEAASHPDFNWVYTMGECLTEAWPSGAGGDGDVRSELVLYHGSFRALAEEDPDFDWEGELWETILHELLHHRESAAGEAGLDEVDWAHEQNLRRLAGEPFDPDFCRAVPSGPDGVVKLESELFVESVIPENADEAAFEWRGRRYAVEAPVYANRAFVEVPNLAGGRLCVIIRRRPPWWRFGRGKNYRPAQVSLPAYPLPAEDG; encoded by the coding sequence GTGAACTTCAACCGATTCGAGACGGCGGCCCGCCGCATGTGGCACGAGATCCCCGCCGATGCGCGGGAGGGGGTCGACGGGCTGACGATCGAGCCGGAGGCCGCAAGCCACCCCGACTTCAACTGGGTGTACACGATGGGGGAGTGCCTGACGGAGGCGTGGCCGAGCGGCGCCGGCGGGGACGGGGACGTGCGGTCGGAACTCGTCCTCTACCACGGCTCCTTCCGGGCCCTCGCCGAGGAGGATCCAGATTTCGACTGGGAGGGCGAGCTGTGGGAGACGATCCTGCACGAACTGCTGCACCACCGGGAATCCGCCGCCGGGGAGGCGGGTCTGGATGAGGTGGATTGGGCGCACGAACAGAATCTGCGGCGGCTCGCGGGAGAGCCCTTCGATCCGGACTTCTGCCGGGCTGTACCGTCCGGCCCGGACGGGGTCGTGAAGCTGGAGTCGGAGCTGTTCGTCGAGTCGGTGATCCCGGAAAACGCGGATGAAGCCGCCTTCGAATGGCGCGGCCGACGCTACGCCGTGGAGGCTCCGGTGTACGCGAACCGCGCGTTCGTGGAAGTGCCGAACCTGGCCGGGGGCCGTCTGTGCGTCATCATCCGCCGCCGCCCTCCATGGTGGCGGTTCGGGCGCGGGAAGAACTACAGGCCCGCGCAAGTCTCCCTCCCGGCGTACCCCCTCCCCGCCGAAGACGGCTGA